A stretch of the Rosa rugosa chromosome 5, drRosRugo1.1, whole genome shotgun sequence genome encodes the following:
- the LOC133710775 gene encoding proteasome subunit beta type-2-A, giving the protein MESIFGLVGNDFAIVAADTSAVHSILVHKSNEDKIMVLDTHKLIAASGEPGDRVQFTEYIQKNVSLYQFRNGIPLTTAAAANFTRGELATALRKNPYHVNILMAGYDKEKGAELYYIDYIASLHKVEKGAFGYGSYFALSLMDRLYHKGMSVEEAIALVDKIIIEIRSRLVVAPPNFVIKIVDKDGAREYAWRESIKDAGVVGA; this is encoded by the exons atggagtctATCTTCGGCTTGGTTGGGAACGATTTCGCCATAGTGGCGGCGGACACGTCGGCGGTGCACAGCATACTGGTGCACAAGTCCAACGAGGACAAGATCATGGTGCTCGACACCCACAAGCTAATCGCCGCCAGCGGTGAGCCCGGAGACAG GGTTCAGTTCACGGAGTACATCCAGAAAAACGTGTCGCTCTATCAGTTTCGCAATGGGATTCCTCTGACCACTGCCGCCGCTGCTAATTTCACCCGCGGTGAGCTCGCCACCGCCTTGCGTAAG AACCCATACCATGTGAACATTCTCATGGCTGGATATGATAAAGAGAAGGGGGCAGAACTGTACTACATTGATTACATTGCTTCCCTCCACAAGGTTGAAAAGGGCGCCTTTGGTTACGGGTCCTATTTTGCTCTCTCCCTTATGGATCGACTCTATCACAAAGGTATGTCTGTTGAAGAAGCCATTGCCTTAGTTGACAAGATCATTATTGAGATCCGATCAAGGCTCGTCGTTGCTCCACCTAACTTTGTCATCAAGATAGTGGACAAGGATGGAGCTAGGGAGTATGCGTGGCGTGAGTCCATCAAGGATGCTGGTGTGGTTGGTGCTTGA